A section of the Streptomyces sp. V3I8 genome encodes:
- a CDS encoding aldo/keto reductase gives MPQLGFGVWQVPDDEAERAVATALEAGYRSIDTAAIYGNEAGTGKGLASSGVAREDLFVTTKLWNAEQGYDSTLRAFDESLDKLGLDYVDLYLIHWPVPAKDKYIDTYKAFEKIYADGRAKSIGVSNFHPEYLDRLIDATSVVPAVNQIELHPHLQQAAVRAYHAEKGIATEAWSPLGQGKGLLEVPALVAIARKHGRTPAQIVLRWHLQLGNVVIPKSVTPSRIKENIDVFGFTLDDEDIAAISALNEDRRLGSDPATVND, from the coding sequence ATGCCCCAGCTGGGCTTCGGTGTCTGGCAGGTGCCGGACGACGAGGCGGAGCGAGCCGTCGCCACCGCGCTGGAGGCCGGGTACCGCAGCATCGACACCGCCGCGATCTACGGCAACGAAGCGGGCACCGGCAAGGGCCTCGCCTCCTCCGGCGTCGCCCGCGAGGACCTCTTCGTCACCACCAAGCTCTGGAACGCGGAGCAGGGCTACGACTCCACGCTGCGCGCCTTCGACGAGTCCCTGGACAAGCTGGGCCTCGACTACGTCGACCTGTACCTCATCCACTGGCCGGTACCGGCCAAGGACAAGTACATCGACACGTACAAGGCCTTCGAGAAGATCTACGCGGACGGCCGCGCCAAGTCCATCGGTGTCTCCAACTTCCACCCGGAGTACCTGGACAGGCTGATCGACGCGACCTCCGTCGTCCCGGCCGTCAACCAGATCGAGCTGCACCCGCACCTCCAGCAGGCCGCGGTCCGCGCCTACCACGCGGAGAAGGGCATCGCCACCGAGGCCTGGTCCCCGCTGGGCCAGGGCAAGGGCCTCCTGGAGGTCCCGGCGCTCGTGGCCATCGCCCGGAAGCACGGCCGCACGCCGGCCCAGATCGTGCTGCGCTGGCACCTCCAGCTGGGCAACGTGGTGATCCCCAAGTCCGTGACCCCGTCCCGGATCAAGGAGAACATCGACGTCTTCGGCTTCACGCTCGACGACGAGGACATCGCCGCGATCAGCGCCCTGAACGAGGACCGCCGGCTGGGCTCCGACCCGGCGACGGTCAACGACTGA
- a CDS encoding SDR family oxidoreductase yields MTDSPVALVTGGGSGIGAAVARQLLDAGHRVTVTGRGEERLRGFAEQLGKPEGLLTFPGDAADYDHVRAAVEATVERFGRLDTVVANAGYATHDTVAEGDPAGWRDMVLTNVLGPALLVRASIGQLKETRGRIVLVGSVAGHIHGPGNIYGATKWAVTGLAENTRRQVTEYGVGVTLISPGRTQTPFWDSYGSLPPGRLLTADQIAQSVVWAIRQPDGVDINTVVVRPTGQPV; encoded by the coding sequence ATGACCGACTCACCGGTCGCACTCGTCACCGGCGGCGGCAGCGGCATCGGAGCGGCGGTGGCCCGGCAGCTGCTCGACGCCGGGCACCGGGTCACGGTGACCGGCCGCGGGGAGGAACGACTGCGGGGATTCGCCGAACAACTGGGCAAGCCGGAAGGGCTGTTGACCTTTCCGGGTGACGCGGCCGACTACGACCACGTCCGGGCCGCGGTCGAGGCGACGGTGGAGAGGTTCGGGCGGCTCGACACCGTGGTCGCCAACGCCGGATACGCCACGCACGACACCGTCGCCGAGGGCGATCCGGCCGGCTGGCGCGACATGGTGCTGACCAACGTGCTCGGGCCCGCGCTGCTCGTCCGCGCGTCGATCGGACAGCTGAAGGAGACCCGGGGGCGGATCGTGCTCGTCGGCAGCGTGGCCGGGCACATCCACGGCCCCGGCAACATCTACGGGGCGACCAAGTGGGCCGTCACCGGGCTCGCCGAGAACACCCGCCGCCAGGTCACCGAGTACGGCGTGGGCGTGACGCTCATCTCCCCCGGCCGGACGCAGACCCCGTTCTGGGACAGCTACGGCAGCCTGCCGCCCGGCCGTCTGCTCACCGCGGACCAGATCGCGCAGTCGGTGGTCTGGGCGATCCGGCAGCCGGACGGGGTCGACATCAACACCGTGGTCGTACGGCCGACCGGCCAGCCGGTCTGA
- a CDS encoding glycoside hydrolase family 75 protein, whose amino-acid sequence MRMRTPALAAVGGGAALLAAAALPIEPTGCSQVSRGRYRTDAGKRATVAVCGRKGAVLRKADLDIDCDGQVTARCNRRTDPWFQDRTAFPQSDGRALNSQKPPCIVAPPPGRVWNYADSGVRGGSVAAVIHQDRLRYAVVGDTGPAHLIGAVPARRLNPLRRPVRPAGRSAVRPRC is encoded by the coding sequence ATGCGCATGCGGACCCCGGCCCTCGCCGCGGTCGGCGGCGGCGCCGCCCTGCTCGCCGCCGCGGCCCTGCCGATCGAGCCGACCGGGTGCTCACAGGTCTCCAGGGGCCGGTACCGCACCGACGCCGGAAAGCGGGCCACCGTCGCCGTGTGCGGCAGGAAGGGCGCGGTCTTGCGGAAGGCCGACCTGGACATCGACTGCGACGGCCAGGTCACCGCCCGGTGCAACCGCCGCACCGATCCGTGGTTCCAGGACCGGACCGCCTTCCCGCAGTCCGACGGCAGGGCGCTGAACTCGCAGAAGCCGCCCTGCATCGTCGCGCCCCCTCCCGGCCGCGTGTGGAACTACGCGGACTCCGGCGTCCGGGGCGGCAGCGTGGCCGCGGTGATCCACCAGGACAGGCTGCGGTACGCGGTGGTCGGGGACACCGGCCCCGCGCACCTCATCGGGGCGGTTCCTGCGCGGCGGCTGAACCCGCTGCGGCGGCCGGTCAGACCGGCTGGCCGGTCGGCCGTACGACCACGGTGTTGA
- a CDS encoding glycoside hydrolase family 6 protein has product MSRTRTAFLAALALVAGTAGAAVAAIPPDAGAVAAVPCTVEYKVQNQWDTGFTTSVTVTNNSAAKSSWAVKWSYAGNQKVASGWNAKFSQSGAAVTAANEGYNGTLGTGASVSFGFNGTYSGTNALPTAFTLDGVTCNVDGGTDPTDPTDPTDPGTGSRVDNPYAGAKVYVNPEWKAKAAAETGGSRIANQPTGVWLDRIAAINGVNGGMGLRAHLDAALAQKGSDQLVVQLVIYNLPGRDCAALASNGELGPTEIDKYKTQYIDPIAAILKDTKYAGLRIVTTVEIDSLPNLVTNVSPRATATPNCDTMKANGNYVKGVGYALNKLGDVPNVYNYVDAGHHGWLGWDDNFAPSAALFKEAASAEGATVADVHGFIVNTANYSATKEAYFTVNDSVNGASVRTSKWIDWNRYVDEQSYAQAMRNQLVSIGFPSGIGMLIDTSRNGWGGTARPTAAGPTTSVDTYVDGGRYDRRIHLGNWCNQSGAGLGERPQAAPAAGIDAYVWMKPPGESDGSSTAIANDEGKGFDRMCDPTYTGNPRNNNNMSGALANAPLSGHWFSAQFQELMKNAYPAL; this is encoded by the coding sequence ATGAGCCGTACCAGAACCGCATTCCTCGCTGCCCTGGCGCTGGTCGCCGGGACCGCGGGCGCCGCCGTCGCGGCGATCCCCCCGGACGCCGGCGCGGTCGCCGCCGTCCCCTGCACCGTGGAGTACAAGGTGCAGAACCAGTGGGACACCGGCTTCACCACCTCGGTGACGGTCACCAACAACAGCGCGGCCAAGTCGAGCTGGGCCGTGAAGTGGTCGTACGCCGGGAACCAGAAGGTCGCCAGTGGCTGGAACGCGAAGTTCAGCCAGAGCGGGGCCGCGGTCACCGCCGCCAACGAGGGCTACAACGGCACGCTGGGGACCGGCGCCTCGGTCAGTTTCGGCTTCAACGGCACCTACAGCGGCACCAACGCGCTGCCCACCGCCTTCACCCTCGACGGAGTGACCTGCAACGTCGACGGAGGCACCGACCCCACCGACCCCACCGATCCCACCGACCCTGGAACGGGCAGCAGGGTGGACAACCCGTACGCCGGCGCCAAGGTGTACGTGAACCCGGAGTGGAAGGCGAAGGCCGCGGCCGAGACCGGCGGCAGCCGGATCGCCAACCAGCCCACCGGCGTGTGGCTCGACCGGATCGCCGCGATCAACGGCGTGAACGGCGGCATGGGTCTGCGCGCCCACCTGGACGCGGCGCTGGCCCAGAAGGGCTCGGACCAGCTGGTCGTCCAGCTGGTGATCTACAATCTGCCCGGCCGTGACTGCGCCGCACTGGCGTCCAACGGCGAGCTCGGCCCGACGGAGATCGACAAGTACAAGACCCAGTACATCGACCCGATCGCGGCGATCCTCAAGGACACCAAGTACGCGGGTCTGCGCATCGTCACCACCGTCGAGATCGACTCGCTGCCGAACCTCGTCACCAACGTCTCGCCGCGGGCCACCGCCACGCCCAACTGCGACACGATGAAGGCGAACGGCAACTACGTCAAGGGCGTCGGCTACGCGCTGAACAAGCTCGGCGACGTGCCCAACGTCTACAACTACGTGGACGCCGGACACCACGGCTGGCTCGGCTGGGACGACAACTTCGCGCCGTCCGCCGCGCTCTTCAAGGAGGCCGCCTCCGCCGAGGGCGCGACCGTCGCGGACGTGCACGGCTTCATCGTGAACACCGCCAACTACAGCGCCACGAAGGAGGCGTACTTCACGGTCAACGACTCGGTGAACGGGGCCTCGGTCCGTACGTCGAAGTGGATCGACTGGAACCGGTACGTCGACGAGCAGTCGTACGCGCAGGCCATGCGCAACCAGCTGGTCTCCATCGGCTTCCCCTCCGGGATCGGCATGCTGATCGACACCTCCCGCAACGGGTGGGGCGGCACGGCGCGGCCCACCGCCGCCGGGCCGACGACCAGCGTGGACACGTACGTCGACGGCGGGCGCTACGACCGGCGCATCCACCTCGGCAACTGGTGCAACCAGTCGGGCGCGGGCCTCGGCGAGCGGCCGCAGGCGGCGCCGGCGGCCGGGATCGACGCCTACGTGTGGATGAAGCCGCCGGGTGAGTCGGACGGGTCGAGCACCGCCATCGCCAACGACGAGGGCAAGGGCTTCGACCGGATGTGCGACCCGACGTACACCGGCAACCCGCGGAACAACAACAACATGTCCGGTGCGCTGGCGAACGCGCCGCTGTCCGGGCACTGGTTCTCCGCGCAGTTCCAGGAGCTCATGAAGAACGCGTATCCGGCTCTGTGA
- a CDS encoding long-chain fatty acid--CoA ligase has protein sequence MSEFTNPPLASAPPVGGLADAVFEYAQEDPLRVALGRKDESGTWRDVTSAEFRDEVLALAKGLLAHGIRFGDRVAIMSRTRYEWTLFDYALWSIGAQVVPIYSTSSAEQVFWMLHDAQVSAAMVEHEDHAMTVATVIDRLPAMHKLWQLDAGAVQELYEAGGHIDDEVVHRHRRAVTPESTATIIYTSGTTGRPKGCVLSHANFMFETDTAIGRWEPLFHSRRGDEAATLLFLPLAHVFGRMVQVAAVRGKVKFGHQPQLSAAALLPDLAAFRPTFFLAVPYIFEKVFNAARRKAEKEGKEAPFEKAVEVAVRYADAVEAKAWDTGPGPSAALRMQHQLFDKLVYSKIRAAMGGRVRHAMSGGSAMDRRLGLFFAGAGVQIYEGYGLTESTAAATANPPERTRYGTVGQPIPGTTVHIADDGEVWLRGDNVFQGYLNDTKATDAALQDGWLATGDLGSLDEDGYLTITGRKKEILVTSGGKSVSPGVLEERVRDHPLVAQCIVVGNDRPYIAALVTLDGEAVEHWLQMRGKSRLTPSELVRDPDLETEVRRAVVAANTLVSQAESIRTFRILAHQFTEEHGLLTPSLKLKRKAIENAYATEVEALYRA, from the coding sequence TTGAGCGAGTTCACCAACCCTCCCCTGGCGTCGGCACCGCCGGTGGGCGGTCTGGCCGATGCCGTGTTCGAGTATGCCCAGGAGGACCCGCTGCGCGTCGCGCTGGGGCGCAAGGACGAGTCCGGCACCTGGCGGGACGTGACGTCCGCCGAGTTCCGTGACGAGGTCCTGGCACTGGCGAAGGGGCTGCTCGCCCACGGCATCCGGTTCGGCGACCGCGTCGCGATCATGTCCCGTACGCGCTACGAGTGGACCCTCTTCGACTACGCGCTGTGGTCCATCGGCGCGCAGGTCGTGCCGATCTACTCGACCTCCTCGGCCGAGCAGGTCTTCTGGATGCTGCACGACGCGCAGGTGTCGGCCGCGATGGTGGAGCACGAGGACCACGCGATGACCGTCGCCACCGTCATCGACCGGCTGCCGGCGATGCACAAGCTGTGGCAGCTCGACGCGGGCGCCGTGCAGGAGTTGTACGAGGCCGGCGGGCACATCGACGACGAGGTGGTGCACCGGCACCGGCGCGCGGTCACCCCGGAGTCGACGGCGACGATCATCTACACGTCCGGCACCACCGGCCGTCCCAAGGGGTGCGTCCTGTCGCACGCCAACTTCATGTTCGAGACGGACACGGCGATCGGGCGCTGGGAGCCGCTCTTCCACTCCAGGCGCGGTGACGAGGCGGCCACCCTGCTGTTCCTGCCGCTCGCGCATGTCTTCGGCCGGATGGTGCAGGTCGCCGCGGTCCGCGGGAAGGTCAAGTTCGGCCATCAGCCGCAGCTCAGCGCGGCGGCCCTGCTGCCCGACCTGGCCGCGTTCCGGCCGACGTTCTTCCTGGCCGTGCCGTACATCTTCGAGAAGGTCTTCAACGCGGCCCGCCGCAAGGCCGAGAAGGAGGGCAAGGAGGCCCCGTTCGAGAAGGCCGTCGAGGTCGCGGTGCGCTACGCGGACGCGGTGGAGGCGAAGGCGTGGGACACCGGACCCGGCCCGTCGGCCGCGCTGCGCATGCAGCACCAGCTCTTCGACAAACTCGTCTACTCCAAGATCCGGGCCGCGATGGGCGGGCGCGTGCGGCACGCCATGTCCGGCGGCTCCGCGATGGACCGGCGACTCGGCCTGTTCTTCGCGGGCGCCGGTGTGCAGATCTACGAGGGGTACGGGCTCACCGAGTCCACGGCCGCCGCGACCGCCAACCCGCCCGAGCGCACCCGGTACGGGACCGTCGGTCAGCCCATCCCGGGCACGACCGTGCACATCGCGGACGACGGCGAGGTGTGGCTGCGCGGCGACAACGTCTTCCAGGGCTATCTCAACGACACCAAGGCCACCGACGCGGCCCTGCAGGACGGCTGGCTCGCCACCGGCGACCTGGGGTCGCTCGACGAGGACGGCTACCTCACCATCACCGGGCGCAAGAAGGAGATCCTGGTGACCTCCGGCGGAAAGAGCGTCTCGCCGGGGGTCCTGGAGGAGCGGGTGCGCGACCATCCGCTGGTCGCGCAGTGCATCGTCGTCGGCAACGACCGGCCGTACATCGCGGCGCTCGTCACGCTCGACGGGGAGGCCGTCGAGCACTGGCTGCAGATGCGGGGCAAGTCCCGCCTCACCCCCTCGGAGCTGGTGCGCGACCCCGACCTGGAGACCGAGGTGCGACGGGCCGTGGTGGCCGCGAACACCCTGGTCTCGCAGGCCGAGTCGATCCGCACGTTCCGGATACTGGCCCACCAGTTCACCGAGGAACACGGCCTGCTGACGCCTTCCCTGAAGCTCAAGCGCAAGGCGATCGAGAACGCGTACGCGACGGAGGTCGAGGCGCTGTACCGCGCGTGA
- a CDS encoding trans-aconitate 2-methyltransferase, producing MAHDHDHDHDHGGHTHIDFAEMLPLLEQEAELFTPLYAQAAGWLKELRTDPELIVDAGSGPGVISCLLADTFPTARVVAVDGAGPLLEAAGARAGRLGLGDRFSTLEAELGDGLGDLEYPADLLWASRSLHHVGDQRGALAGFADRLAPGGTLALLEGGLPSRYLPRVVGVGRPGLQARLDAVQEEWFARMRAGLPGAVAEDVEDWPALLTAVGLRHTGTRTFLLDLPAPVSDEARAFVATSLRHRRDGLAEGLDADDLATLDRLLDPDDKVSVHHRPDVFVLTALTVHVGVKP from the coding sequence ATGGCGCACGATCACGATCACGATCACGATCACGGTGGTCACACCCACATCGACTTCGCCGAGATGCTTCCCCTGCTGGAGCAGGAGGCCGAGTTGTTCACCCCGCTCTACGCGCAGGCGGCGGGGTGGCTGAAGGAACTGCGGACCGATCCGGAACTGATCGTGGACGCGGGCAGCGGTCCCGGCGTCATCTCCTGCCTGCTCGCCGATACGTTCCCGACGGCCCGGGTCGTCGCCGTGGACGGGGCCGGGCCCCTCCTGGAGGCGGCCGGTGCCCGGGCCGGCCGCCTCGGGCTCGGCGACCGCTTCAGCACACTGGAGGCCGAGCTGGGTGACGGGCTCGGCGACCTGGAGTACCCGGCCGACCTCCTGTGGGCCAGCCGCTCCCTGCACCACGTCGGTGACCAGCGCGGTGCCCTCGCCGGTTTCGCCGACCGGCTCGCGCCGGGCGGGACCCTCGCCCTGCTGGAGGGCGGCCTGCCCTCGCGGTACCTCCCGCGGGTCGTCGGCGTCGGCCGTCCGGGTCTGCAGGCCCGGCTGGACGCGGTCCAGGAGGAGTGGTTCGCCCGGATGCGGGCCGGGCTGCCCGGCGCCGTCGCCGAGGACGTCGAGGACTGGCCGGCCCTGCTGACCGCGGTCGGACTGCGCCACACCGGCACCCGCACCTTCCTGCTCGACCTGCCCGCCCCCGTCTCCGACGAGGCCCGCGCGTTCGTCGCCACCTCGCTGCGGCACCGCCGGGACGGCCTCGCGGAGGGGCTCGACGCCGACGACCTCGCCACCCTCGACCGGCTCCTCGACCCGGACGACAAGGTGAGCGTGCACCACCGGCCGGACGTGTTCGTACTGACCGCGCTGACGGTGCATGTCGGGGTGAAGCCCTGA
- a CDS encoding LysR substrate-binding domain-containing protein, giving the protein MYDPSQLRTFLAVAQTLSFTQAARRLGLRQSTVSQHVRRLEAGAGRQLFTRDTHSVELTEDGEAMLGFARRILEAHEQAAAFFRGTRLRGRLRFGASEDFVLTRLTEVLEGFRHDHPEVDLELTVELSGTLHEQLTDGKLDLVLAKRRPEDPRGELVRYDRMVWIGAERLRLDPDRPVPLIVYPPPGISRALALEALERQGRPWRIACTSGSLNGLIAAARAGLGVMAHARDLIPPGLVRVPDRAGLPELGEVEFVLVHGRRHTAARGAADALAASILSSGDRLHRTR; this is encoded by the coding sequence GTGTACGACCCTTCGCAGCTGCGTACCTTCCTGGCCGTCGCCCAAACGCTGAGCTTCACGCAGGCGGCCCGGCGGCTCGGGCTGCGCCAGTCCACGGTCAGCCAGCACGTGCGCCGTCTGGAGGCCGGCGCGGGCCGGCAGCTGTTCACCCGCGACACCCACTCCGTGGAGCTGACGGAGGACGGCGAGGCGATGCTCGGGTTCGCGCGCCGGATCCTGGAGGCGCACGAGCAGGCCGCGGCGTTCTTCCGCGGGACGCGGCTGCGCGGCCGGCTGCGGTTCGGTGCCTCGGAGGACTTCGTCCTGACCCGCCTCACCGAGGTCCTGGAGGGTTTCCGCCACGACCATCCGGAGGTCGACCTGGAGCTGACGGTCGAGCTCTCGGGCACCCTGCACGAACAGCTGACCGACGGAAAGCTGGACCTGGTGCTGGCCAAGCGCCGCCCGGAGGACCCGCGCGGCGAGCTGGTCCGGTACGACCGCATGGTCTGGATCGGGGCGGAGCGGCTGCGCCTGGACCCCGACCGGCCGGTCCCGCTGATCGTCTACCCGCCGCCCGGCATCTCGCGGGCCCTCGCCCTGGAGGCGCTGGAGCGCCAGGGCCGGCCGTGGCGCATCGCGTGCACGAGCGGCAGCCTGAACGGTCTGATCGCGGCGGCCCGTGCCGGGCTCGGGGTGATGGCCCACGCGCGGGACCTGATCCCGCCGGGGCTCGTGCGGGTGCCCGACCGGGCGGGCCTGCCGGAGCTGGGCGAGGTGGAGTTCGTGCTGGTCCACGGCAGACGCCACACGGCGGCGCGGGGCGCGGCGGACGCGCTGGCGGCCTCGATCCTGTCGTCCGGCGACCGGCTGCACCGCACCCGCTGA
- a CDS encoding bile acid:sodium symporter family protein, which translates to MPIDPYILLLLGTVGLAALLPARGTGAEVASGASTAAIAFLFLLYGARLSTREAMDGVRHWRLHLTVLACTFVVFPLLGLATRGLEPVFLDHSLHTGLLFLTLVPSTVQSSIAFTSMARGNVPAAICAGSFSSLVGIVLTPLLAAALLGGSGGGFSADSLVKIVLQLLVPFLAGQLLRRWIGGFVARHKRVLGLVDRGSILLVVYTAFSEGMVEGIWHQVSPLRLGGLLAVEAVLLAIMLALTWYGSKALRFGREDRIAIQFAGSKKSLASGLPMASVLFGAQASLAVLPLMLFHQMQLMVCAVIAKRRARDPEAAEPSLTPDPAAASRISVGTGTRSD; encoded by the coding sequence ATGCCGATCGACCCGTACATCCTGCTGCTGCTCGGGACGGTGGGCCTCGCCGCCCTCCTGCCCGCCCGGGGAACCGGCGCCGAGGTCGCGTCCGGCGCCTCCACCGCCGCGATCGCCTTCCTCTTCCTCCTCTACGGGGCACGGCTGTCCACCCGCGAGGCGATGGACGGCGTGCGGCACTGGCGCCTGCACCTCACGGTCCTGGCCTGCACGTTCGTGGTGTTCCCGCTGCTGGGCCTGGCGACCCGCGGGCTCGAACCGGTGTTCCTGGACCACTCGCTCCACACCGGGCTGCTCTTCCTCACCCTCGTGCCCTCGACGGTCCAGTCCTCGATCGCCTTCACCTCCATGGCCCGCGGCAACGTGCCCGCTGCGATCTGCGCCGGCTCCTTCTCCTCCCTGGTGGGCATCGTGCTCACCCCGCTGCTCGCCGCGGCGCTGCTCGGCGGCAGCGGGGGCGGTTTCTCCGCGGACTCCCTCGTCAAGATCGTGCTCCAGCTCCTCGTGCCGTTCCTGGCCGGACAGCTGCTGCGCCGCTGGATCGGCGGCTTCGTCGCACGCCACAAGAGGGTCCTCGGTCTCGTCGACCGCGGCTCGATCCTGCTGGTCGTCTACACGGCCTTCAGCGAGGGCATGGTGGAGGGCATCTGGCACCAGGTCAGCCCGCTGCGCCTGGGCGGTCTGCTGGCCGTCGAAGCCGTCCTGCTCGCGATCATGCTCGCGCTGACCTGGTACGGCTCGAAGGCCCTGCGGTTCGGCCGGGAGGACCGCATCGCCATCCAGTTCGCCGGCTCGAAGAAGTCCCTGGCGTCCGGCCTGCCCATGGCCAGCGTGCTCTTCGGCGCCCAGGCCTCGCTGGCCGTGCTGCCGCTGATGCTGTTCCACCAGATGCAGCTGATGGTCTGCGCGGTCATCGCCAAGCGCCGCGCCCGCGACCCCGAGGCGGCGGAACCGTCCCTCACCCCGGACCCAGCCGCAGCCTCACGAATCTCGGTCGGTACAGGGACACGTTCCGACTGA